A part of Rhipicephalus microplus isolate Deutch F79 chromosome 8, USDA_Rmic, whole genome shotgun sequence genomic DNA contains:
- the LOC119164251 gene encoding uncharacterized protein LOC119164251, with translation MHYIVILLATSCLGLIDGSRNCTNCGPEGCSSLEQPVVGKPRKDRFCKARFTPSWEKDKLRNCVCKRGFVRNSWGECISKKDCWRCKLRLHKDWHRCASACPTTCGQPVLTDCQKKCSSGCECIPGYVVHPKRHHKCVKADSCLPKCPIHSTFKPCVSSCEPKCSEKHPKKCVHRCDTGGCVCDQGYAYFIRNRQKVCVQESHCSLFAPPPLSFTSIETEQFNRSAGDINRFSGVGRNPEGTPSLGGSRGLSDHASFPGAERLGGNLENEDPSWMPNEAILSEDEVPGPSPFNGGLAGEALNFLRERMQPSAIERNFRTGTRLSTDFGDAASLDESGQNTHTRSPEGNLQPHGFERRGEADVVLQPFVPSSQNVSISGSTSTDENVESEPLRVSNLSDELGVENERETLSSLSPNRLLGEPAMRPEANIGFDTFQRGSPEEGPDWQPGLSQRRDASEHGISGLDQSGEVTEPPLSARPDAALSEDIRRQPHSQESEGEFPRRPDDQPLQTSQYSGDTDTGMSGQSSPSDTEMEENNSGRLDKAMPSLPGKFDESGFTMLTSSASARELGSQLNNDEDARNTEPSAAAAFEERDVSVGGLGASPLAAAGDRSGVGELRPVIPAPGRGTAAVVPGTGGLESGVSGRLDVPIRIQTEESISGPDKVKPGESIISSGTKEIEGLVRGTSSPLGARPQPEGSLLYETEGYKNDDFGIGSFSTTSHNLLGYGRAGVEMPRQHTPFDVTLRYGRPPFTFPSPRATTRGAQEFQENSFGRRAGYVTLPLGVGARDSNVFMEYSNTGLPLAGTENGHPGGLELRLSDKQPLFRTPYRRHGARVNADISSRVNEALGYGVGSARIYVTDHSRSPTASPAGDGFQFLPRIERVPGRRDYYTEQHPLNRGERNLVALTEYGRTSLRPFLVLPRIRDPLGHSNARPEFLPRITPINFSVNYNSAHLSALRRNALLRAYIARRSALPSGIYDDTTSSGRVNSQNTKMRQLLSGGYHRVRSVEYELAGLSEST, from the exons ACTGTGGGCCTGAAGGATGCAGCAGCTTGGAACAACCAGTTGTCGGAAAACCCCGGAAAGATCGCTTCTGCAAGGCTCGCTTCACACCGTCCTGGGAGAAGGACAAGCTACGAAACTGCGTCTGTAAGCGGGGTTTCGTGAGGAACTCCTGGGGAGAGTGCATTTCCAAGAAAGACTGTTGGCGCTGCAAGCTACGCCTCCACAAGGACTGGCACCGTTGTGCCTCGGCTTGTCCGACAACGTGCGGTCAGCCGGTGCTCACAGACTGCCAAAAGAAGTGCTCATCGGGATGCGAATGCATCCCTGGCTATGTGGT ACACCCAAAACGTCACCACAAGTGTGTCAAAGCCGACAGTTGCCTGCCGAAGTGTCCAATTCATTCAACCTTCAAGCCGTGCGTGTCAAGCTGCGAGCCTAAATGTAGCGAAAAGCATCCCAAAAAGTGCGTTCACCGTTGCGACACGGGAGGATGCGTTTGTGACCAAGGCTACGCCTACTTCATTAGAAATCGCCAAAAGGTTTGCGTGCAAGAGTCACACTGTAGCTTGTTCGCTCCTCCACCACTCTCTTTTACGTCGATAGAAACCGAACAGTTCAATCGTAGTGCAGGCGACATCAATCGATTTAGTGGTGTGGGAAGAAACCCAGAAGGCACGCCTTCGCTCGGTGGCTCAAGAGGTCTCAGCGACCACGCTTCGTTTCCCGGCGCTGAACGCCTTGGTGGTAACTTAGAAAATGAAGATCCGAGCTGGATGCCAAACGAAGCTATTCTCAGTGAAGACGAAGTACCTGGTCCCTCTCCTTTCAACGGAGGGCTGGCTGGTGAAGCCTTAAATTTCTTACGGGAACGCATGCAGCCATCAGCCATCGAAAGAAATTTTCGTACGGGCACACGCCTGAGTACGGACTTCGGTGATGCAGCTTCCCTTGATGAGTCAGGCCAGAACACGCACACGCGATCACCCGAAGGTAACCTCCAGCCACACGGTTTTGAAAGACGGGGTGAGGCCGATGTCGTACTGCAACCTTTTGTTCCGTCCTCACAGAACGTGTCAATAAGTGGCAGTACCAGCACAGATGAAAACGTGGAAAGTGAGCCACTTCGTGTTTCTAATTTATCTGATGAGCTTGGCGTTGAAAACGAAAGGGAAACATTGTCATCTTTAAGTCCTAACCGACTTCTGGGAGAGCCAGCAATGCGTCCAGAGGCAAACATCGGATTCGACACTTTCCAACGTGGTAGTCCAGAAGAAGGCCCTGATTGGCAGCCAGGATTAAGTCAACGACGTGATGCTTCAGAACATGGTATTTCTGGTTTGGATCAAAGCGGGGAAGTTACAGAACCACCTCTTAGTGCACGCCCAGACGCAGCCCTCTCTGAAGACATAAGAAGGCAGCCGCATTCACAAGAAAGTGAAGGCGAATTTCCAAGGAGGCCCGATGACCAACCATTGCAAACAAGCCAATATAGTGGGGATACAGATACGGGCATGTCTGGCCAATCTTCACCCAGTGACACAGAAATGGAGGAAAATAATAGCGGAAGATTAGACAAAGCCATGCCTTCGCTTCCTGGAAAGTTCGACGAATCTGGTTTCACAATGCTGACATCGAGTGCTAGTGCACGTGAATTAGGCAGCCAACTGAATAACGATGAAGATGCAAGAAATACTGAGCCATCTGCTGCTGCAGCGTTCGAAGAGCGTGATGTAAGTGTAGGAGGCTTGGGTGCATCTCCCCTTGCCGCCGCAGGGGACCGGTCGGGTGTAGGAGAATTACGACCAGTCATACCAGCACCGGGCAGAGGAACGGCGGCCGTCGTGCCGGGCACTGGTGGCCTGGAGTCGGGTGTTTCTGGGAGGCTTGACGTCCCGATTAGGATTCAAACAGAAGAAAGTATAAGTGGTCCCGACAAGGTAAAACCAGGAGAAAGTATAATCAGCAGCGGTACTAAGGAAATTGAAGGGTTGGTGAGAGGTACAAGTTCACCACTTGGCGCAAGACCACAGCCAGAGGGAAGTCTATTATATGAAACCGAAGGGTATAAAAACGACGACTTTGGTATAGGCTCCTTTAGTACAACTTCACATAACTTGCTAGGATATGGCCGGGCCGGCGTAGAAATGCCTAGGCAACATACACCATTTGATGTTACGCTCCGATACGGCCGACCTCCTTTCACATTTCCTTCTCCGAGAGCAACCACTCGTGGTGCCCAAGAATTTCAAGAGAATAGTTTTGGTCGAAGAGCAGGATATGTTACCCTACCTCTTGGTGTAGGAGCTCGCGATAGTAACGTGTTCATGGAGTACTCGAATACAGGTTTACCACTAGCTGGTACAGAAAATGGTCACCCTGGTGGCCTAGAATTGCGTCTATCAGATAAGCAACCATTATTTCGCACGCCGTATCGTCGACATGGGGCCAGGGTCAATGCAGATATTTCCTCAAGGGTAAACGAAGCCCTGGGATATGGCGTAGGCAGTGCCCGAATATATGTCACAGATCATTCTCGAAGTCCTACCGCAAGCCCTGCAGGCGATGGATTTCAATTTCTTCCAAGAATTGAACGAGTGCCCGGACGTCGTGACTATTACACAGAACAGCACCCATTGAACCGAGGGGAAAGAAACTTGGTTGCTTTGACAGAATATGGAAGGACAAGTCTTCGGCCCTTCCTAGTTCTTCCACGTATCCGGGATCCTTTAGGGCACTCTAATGCCAGGCCCGAGTTTCTTCCACGCATTACACCCATAAATTTCAGCGTGAATTATAACAGTGCTCACCTAAGTGCTCTTAGGCGTAATGCCTTGCTACGGGCTTATATTGCAAGGCGTAGTGCTCTCCCTTCGGGTATATACGACGACACAACAAGCTCAGGACGTGTCAATTCACAGAACACAAAAATGCGACAGCTACTGTCGGGAGGTTATCATAGAGTTAGGAGCGTAGAGTACGAGCTGGCTGGTTTAAGTGAGAGCACCTAA
- the LOC119165737 gene encoding uncharacterized protein LOC119165737, translated as MTSISGSEVHYLMRSRCISHPAAASFHQGTGHVFVGTCECTDFFTHATKQAGRCTNQMRRKREVLLTTPRQDTFCKPELTIAAELHQLRKCVCKPGYVRNAWGHCVPVQDCAKCKKWPNADYNECEGTCPLTCGKPVPSFCTKICGAACACPPGFVRGYSEKFECVSIAKCPPACQPNSTFQICKWGCEPSCFKPPPKETCVPSCHTGQCVCNEGFAEAHLPGGYICVPWDKCPEYQQFFPKLL; from the exons ATGACCTCAATTTCAGGTTCTGAAGTACACTACCTTATGCGCAGCAGATGCATCAGCCATCCGGCAGCCGCCAGTTTTCATCAAGGAACTGGTCATGTATTCGTGGGCACTTGTGAGTGCACTGATTTCTTCACTCACGCCACTAAGCAAGCAGGGAG ATGCACCAACCAAATGCGAAGAAAAAGGGAAGTTCTGCTGACGACACCAAGGCAAGACACGTTTTGCAAGCCTGAACTAACGATTGCAGCTGAATTGCACCAGCTGAGGAAGTGCGTCTGCAAGCCAGGTTACGTGCGCAACGCATGGGGCCACTGCGTCCCAGTTCAGGACTGTGCGAAGTGCAAGAAATGGCCCAATGCCGACTACAACGAATGCGAAGGCACTTGCCCTTTGACCTGTGGAAAGCCGGTTCCTAGTTTCTGCACCAAGATCTGTGGAGCTGCATGTGCGTGTCCACCAGGATTCGTGCG TGGTTACAGCGAGAAGTTTGAATGCGTGTCGATAGCAAAGTGCCCACCGGCATGCCAACCAAACTCAACGTTCCAGATCTGCAAGTGGGGCTGCGAGCCAAGTTGCTTCAAGCCACCACCGAAGGAAACCTGCGTACCGAGTTGCCACACTGGTCAATGTGTCTGCAATGAGGGCTTCGCTGAAGCTCACTTGCCAGGGGGATATATATGCGTGCCATGGGATAAATGTCCCGAATATCAACAATTTTTCCCCAAATTGCTATAG